In Vibrio tritonius, the following are encoded in one genomic region:
- a CDS encoding alpha/beta hydrolase produces MKHLSRIGYSGLLLLALTAPFASYADEQPPQQKSEADIRWDASAPMVNLLLQDAPASKFMEQGDTEKSEWGNYAGALMYYLTATNRDPQNAFAPYQAAAALATLKITSQAKEYLKEADKRGFWQYYIANNDDEMASVSDSEEYKQLLIHTKARYDVMAKDAGQASIHIPKGKAPAGGWPVLVWLSGYGTEGKQSDGIAKVLGKRVVFIGINGTEKLDHHSFRWSRTDIKSTHLAIQNALTKAKKSTTINTNKVVLMGFSQGALHGAHLITDYSDHYMAALLLSPGGHQTSFNTAAPKGKRIVISYGEDEYASNLKLDKKLSGYFAKDNQLEVATHPGGHFFDKNWKTIYPTYLNTLFSF; encoded by the coding sequence ATGAAACACCTTAGTCGTATCGGTTATTCCGGATTATTATTACTCGCGCTGACTGCCCCTTTTGCCAGCTATGCAGACGAACAACCGCCACAACAAAAATCCGAAGCAGATATTCGCTGGGATGCAAGCGCCCCGATGGTTAACCTGCTGCTACAAGATGCCCCTGCCAGCAAATTTATGGAGCAGGGAGACACAGAAAAATCAGAATGGGGTAACTACGCAGGTGCTCTAATGTATTACCTGACAGCCACCAACCGCGATCCCCAAAATGCCTTTGCCCCTTATCAGGCAGCGGCGGCACTAGCCACTCTCAAGATCACCTCACAAGCAAAAGAATACCTCAAAGAAGCTGATAAACGTGGTTTCTGGCAATATTATATCGCCAATAATGACGACGAAATGGCCAGCGTTAGTGATAGTGAAGAGTATAAACAACTGCTGATCCACACTAAAGCACGCTACGACGTGATGGCCAAAGATGCCGGTCAGGCCTCTATTCATATTCCTAAAGGCAAAGCGCCCGCTGGGGGCTGGCCGGTGCTAGTGTGGCTTTCTGGATACGGCACTGAAGGTAAACAAAGCGACGGCATCGCTAAGGTTTTGGGCAAACGCGTGGTGTTTATTGGCATTAACGGTACAGAAAAACTCGACCATCACAGTTTCCGTTGGTCGCGCACCGACATAAAATCGACCCATTTAGCGATTCAAAACGCTCTGACCAAGGCGAAAAAATCTACCACAATCAACACGAATAAAGTGGTACTAATGGGCTTTTCACAGGGAGCATTGCACGGCGCACACCTTATTACTGACTACAGTGATCACTATATGGCCGCGCTACTACTCTCGCCCGGAGGTCATCAAACATCGTTTAATACCGCCGCGCCAAAAGGTAAACGCATCGTTATTAGTTATGGTGAAGATGAGTATGCCAGTAACCTAAAGCTGGATAAAAAACTCAGTGGTTATTTCGCTAAGGATAATCAGTTAGAAGTTGCCACCCATCCCGGCGGTCACTTTTTTGATAAAAACTGGAAAACCATCTACCCGACTTATCTTAATACGCTTTTCTCGTTTTAA
- a CDS encoding RHS repeat domain-containing protein, giving the protein MRYDDERHITYHHDALGGVVQYHLDERNRVIKVVAADGAETLQEWQKFKWDTHR; this is encoded by the coding sequence GTGCGCTATGATGATGAGCGCCATATTACTTACCACCATGATGCGTTGGGCGGGGTGGTGCAATACCATCTGGATGAGCGAAACCGAGTCATTAAAGTGGTGGCTGCCGATGGTGCTGAAACCTTGCAAGAGTGGCAAAAATTTAAATGGGACACACACCGTTAA
- a CDS encoding RHS repeat-associated core domain-containing protein: MSDSKKAELLSSAEAAKQNFSTDNVLDGGCVECGCEIFIRYHYDDDKPIGNASFVLTDSNKTEISGQTDANGMCKVTNMGCGGYELLLGEGSDEFKPTPLAENNPVIQQNPEYAALAGEYFALFTLLRNAGCLVYDADDSSDQYVDVDRDTFNVPDKYEAAYDRFWQLDKKVNQGPVDLRKAVNKMHCGLAGELAGHAQDNSAILLFCQIALGFVPVVGQAMDLYDLGDWGWRTYEGNQLDNWHWAEGALVLVGFVPGLGDATKKTGKAIINALKKSDSRSIQFAIKVLRGLSNGNIVKYLKGLASTLKEYGKKASELIEKIIDGLKKVINESDSWIIKLAAGAFEGIIKAMETLEKKIDEMINWLIKQVDKFIGKVTTRVTGTSAPKKTLKDAQEVNAGTADLTHGDGSTAEANKAGVSKKESEACTNETECKGTEPIDLNTGKMLETRTDFTVDGLMPLSMTRYYQSTGQREAGLLGRLWRTNWDISLEINGSEAEWVDYDHSRALFPLPSADEPALSMRKPGWVLQRDGFDFTLTNVSGLQYRFGYALGNTLKLSKITDGFGHETEFVYDRGTLKGVLLADGRYVKVATQHRRIESVTLCDANGEPLETLATYDYDAYGSLLQVRAGPGCNFDYQYDKQGYLIRWDDLAHTWVEHDFDEQGRAIATRCSGDFWWDKVRYDDERHITYHHDALGGVVQYHLDERNRAIKVVAADGAETLQEWQGELLSAIVNPLGERTEYTYDALGNLTSVTLPSGIAHQYQYNDAGQLTAYVNPLGASWALEYHAAGTLKSVTDPDGHQWHYEYNEHGLRTLSQGPDGLAVRYDYDDFGRLVRLRPEMGEAVSFAYDTLGRLESRTIANQTRRWRYEDAQRMPSQVWYEDGTHASFKYDIEGNLIKVTDALGNASTFTYGAFDKLLSATDPMGSVTQYHYNPMAEFAGVTNSQGRQWRYEFDACGRIHTERHYDGRQERYQYDLAGRLVQHTKPDQHALTYLYNQDGQLTENHTFDPQGERTSRTWYEYDDAGRLISAENGDIDVVMQYSLGGQLLQESLGGVPLTHHYDKAGYREQLIGTHTPRQYQWQQGQLAGLQVGNHQALLFNYTPMGLEQQRLNGQGFHLHHDWDEKGRLQAQRLGTQTITGMPQALREYHYDNLDRLVGIDDSHWGSERFELNRNGQITQRTFTPHKGSQRQFVTLFGYDSELNLNETASATQYADNVVPISQAILTKEARHYDNAGRVVQVGRFTYHYDECGRAIQKVERKEGFRPQATRFTWDEHDRLTRIELPNGERWRYRYDAFGRRVAKECEQGAQASHQVHYLYDGAQVIQQTLKTANGEALQSTEYIYEPGSFRPVAQVDTNHTLAIEKLHYVVTDHAGTPRELCAEDGDIVWRGEQSLWHRHTQTLQSNVKRLFEDAANDPVHCDLRYQGQLEDKESGLYYNLNRYYDADSGQYLSSDPIGMLGGLRPQAYVHNPMEWVDPLGLAGHPDESKLAKPGDDLYVGTYNQVRGANIRSGLNPTHTPHHAIQNAASPTTHGKGITINMTKELHELTWTYKKPMVKGLSNREYLARDIVDLRKILRNAGYDRDVINRQLGELIRQNKELWKTIEQ; encoded by the coding sequence ATGAGTGACAGTAAAAAGGCCGAATTGTTGTCGAGTGCAGAGGCCGCAAAACAAAACTTTTCTACTGACAATGTGCTTGATGGCGGTTGTGTGGAATGTGGTTGTGAAATTTTTATTCGTTATCACTACGATGATGATAAGCCTATTGGAAATGCTTCCTTTGTTCTAACCGACAGCAATAAAACGGAAATTTCCGGACAAACTGATGCAAATGGGATGTGCAAAGTCACCAACATGGGTTGTGGCGGCTATGAATTGTTGCTTGGGGAAGGGAGTGATGAATTTAAGCCAACTCCCCTTGCTGAGAATAACCCTGTTATACAGCAAAATCCCGAATACGCTGCGTTAGCTGGGGAGTATTTTGCGCTATTTACCTTGCTGCGAAATGCGGGGTGCTTAGTCTACGATGCTGATGACAGCAGCGACCAATATGTCGATGTGGATCGAGACACCTTTAATGTGCCAGATAAATACGAAGCAGCCTATGATCGCTTTTGGCAATTAGACAAGAAGGTTAATCAAGGCCCCGTTGATTTACGCAAAGCGGTCAACAAAATGCACTGCGGCTTAGCAGGAGAATTAGCTGGCCATGCACAAGATAACAGTGCGATCTTGCTTTTCTGCCAAATTGCTTTGGGGTTTGTTCCTGTGGTGGGGCAAGCCATGGACCTCTACGATTTAGGCGATTGGGGTTGGCGTACTTACGAGGGTAATCAATTAGATAATTGGCACTGGGCAGAAGGTGCACTTGTGTTGGTGGGATTTGTTCCGGGGCTTGGTGATGCGACCAAAAAAACCGGTAAAGCGATCATTAACGCACTGAAAAAATCCGATTCACGGTCGATTCAGTTTGCTATCAAAGTTCTACGTGGTTTATCCAACGGTAATATCGTTAAGTACCTAAAAGGGTTAGCTAGCACCTTAAAAGAGTATGGGAAAAAAGCCAGTGAGCTTATAGAGAAAATTATCGATGGCTTGAAGAAAGTTATCAACGAAAGTGACAGCTGGATTATCAAACTCGCTGCGGGCGCCTTTGAAGGCATCATTAAAGCGATGGAAACGCTCGAGAAAAAAATCGATGAAATGATCAATTGGCTTATCAAGCAAGTGGATAAATTCATTGGAAAAGTGACCACGCGAGTGACCGGAACGAGCGCACCGAAAAAAACATTGAAAGATGCTCAGGAAGTCAATGCTGGTACGGCGGACCTAACCCATGGTGATGGCAGCACGGCTGAGGCGAATAAAGCGGGTGTGTCCAAAAAAGAATCTGAAGCATGCACCAATGAAACTGAATGTAAGGGAACAGAACCGATTGATTTGAATACGGGTAAAATGCTAGAAACCCGTACCGATTTCACCGTCGATGGTCTAATGCCTCTCTCTATGACTCGTTATTATCAATCGACAGGTCAACGCGAAGCAGGATTGTTGGGACGTTTGTGGCGCACCAATTGGGATATCAGCTTAGAGATCAATGGCTCAGAGGCAGAATGGGTCGATTATGATCATAGTCGAGCACTGTTCCCACTGCCTAGCGCAGATGAACCAGCACTTTCTATGCGCAAGCCCGGTTGGGTTCTACAGCGGGATGGGTTTGACTTTACCCTGACCAATGTGTCTGGCTTGCAATATCGCTTTGGGTATGCATTGGGCAATACCCTTAAACTGAGCAAAATTACCGACGGGTTTGGTCATGAAACCGAATTCGTTTACGACCGCGGTACACTAAAAGGTGTGTTGTTGGCCGATGGTCGCTATGTCAAAGTCGCGACCCAACACCGCCGAATTGAATCGGTAACCTTGTGTGATGCAAATGGTGAGCCTTTAGAAACATTGGCGACGTACGATTACGATGCGTATGGCAGTTTATTGCAAGTGCGAGCAGGCCCCGGCTGTAACTTTGATTATCAATACGACAAACAAGGTTATCTTATTCGCTGGGATGACTTGGCGCACACCTGGGTTGAGCACGATTTTGACGAACAAGGGCGGGCGATTGCGACACGCTGCTCTGGCGATTTTTGGTGGGATAAAGTGCGCTATGATGATGAGCGCCATATTACTTACCACCATGATGCGTTGGGCGGGGTGGTGCAATACCATCTGGATGAGCGAAACCGCGCCATTAAAGTAGTGGCCGCTGATGGTGCTGAAACCTTGCAAGAGTGGCAAGGTGAGTTGCTTTCAGCCATTGTCAATCCACTAGGAGAGCGCACTGAATACACTTACGATGCGTTAGGTAACCTCACTTCGGTCACATTACCTTCAGGCATTGCTCACCAATATCAATACAATGATGCCGGGCAGCTCACGGCCTATGTTAATCCATTGGGAGCCAGTTGGGCGTTAGAGTACCACGCTGCGGGCACGCTCAAATCGGTAACCGACCCTGATGGTCATCAATGGCATTATGAATACAATGAGCACGGTTTACGCACGTTAAGCCAAGGCCCTGATGGGCTTGCGGTTCGTTATGACTATGACGACTTTGGTCGCTTAGTGCGGTTACGCCCAGAGATGGGTGAAGCGGTGAGTTTTGCTTATGACACGTTAGGCCGCTTAGAATCGCGCACTATCGCCAATCAAACCCGTCGCTGGCGCTATGAAGATGCGCAGCGCATGCCAAGCCAAGTGTGGTATGAAGATGGTACCCACGCCAGCTTTAAATACGACATTGAAGGCAACCTCATTAAGGTAACGGATGCGCTAGGTAATGCATCGACCTTTACTTATGGGGCGTTTGATAAACTGCTCTCGGCGACGGACCCAATGGGTTCGGTCACCCAGTATCACTACAACCCGATGGCGGAGTTTGCTGGGGTCACCAACAGCCAAGGTCGCCAGTGGCGTTATGAGTTTGATGCCTGTGGTCGCATTCATACCGAGCGCCATTACGATGGACGTCAAGAGCGTTACCAATACGACTTGGCAGGGCGGTTGGTGCAACACACCAAACCCGACCAACACGCCTTAACCTACCTCTATAACCAAGATGGGCAGTTAACCGAAAACCACACCTTCGACCCACAGGGTGAACGCACCAGTCGCACTTGGTATGAGTATGACGATGCTGGGCGTTTAATCAGTGCAGAAAACGGCGATATTGACGTGGTGATGCAATACAGCTTGGGTGGCCAACTGTTGCAAGAGAGCTTAGGTGGCGTGCCGCTGACTCACCATTATGATAAAGCGGGCTATCGCGAACAACTGATCGGCACTCACACTCCACGCCAATACCAATGGCAACAAGGTCAGCTAGCTGGGCTGCAAGTGGGTAACCACCAAGCGTTACTGTTTAACTACACCCCCATGGGGTTAGAGCAGCAACGTTTAAATGGTCAAGGTTTTCACCTGCATCACGATTGGGATGAGAAAGGGCGATTACAAGCGCAGCGCTTAGGCACGCAAACTATCACGGGGATGCCACAAGCGTTACGGGAATACCACTACGATAACCTCGACCGCTTAGTGGGCATTGATGATAGCCACTGGGGCAGTGAACGCTTTGAGCTTAACCGAAATGGCCAAATTACCCAACGTACCTTTACGCCACATAAGGGTAGCCAACGCCAATTTGTGACCTTGTTTGGTTACGACAGCGAACTGAACTTAAATGAAACGGCCAGTGCCACACAATACGCCGATAATGTGGTGCCTATTAGCCAAGCGATACTGACCAAAGAAGCACGCCACTACGATAACGCAGGGCGAGTGGTGCAAGTAGGGCGCTTTACCTACCATTACGATGAGTGTGGTCGGGCAATACAGAAAGTTGAACGCAAAGAGGGCTTTCGCCCACAAGCAACCCGCTTTACATGGGATGAGCATGACCGGTTAACCCGGATTGAACTGCCTAATGGTGAGCGCTGGCGCTACCGCTACGATGCCTTTGGGCGACGAGTCGCCAAAGAGTGTGAACAAGGCGCACAAGCGAGCCACCAAGTGCACTATCTTTACGATGGCGCGCAGGTGATTCAGCAAACGCTGAAAACGGCCAATGGTGAAGCCTTACAAAGCACAGAATACATATACGAACCTGGCTCGTTTAGACCGGTCGCGCAAGTTGATACCAACCATACGCTCGCTATTGAAAAACTGCATTACGTGGTGACCGACCACGCCGGTACCCCTCGGGAGCTGTGCGCAGAAGACGGTGATATTGTGTGGCGTGGTGAACAAAGCTTATGGCATCGCCATACCCAAACATTACAAAGTAATGTAAAGCGGCTATTTGAAGATGCAGCCAACGACCCAGTGCACTGTGACCTACGTTATCAAGGTCAGCTTGAAGATAAAGAATCTGGGCTTTACTATAACTTAAACCGTTATTACGATGCGGACAGCGGCCAATACCTCAGCTCAGACCCAATAGGTATGCTGGGTGGCTTGCGACCTCAGGCGTATGTGCATAATCCAATGGAGTGGGTGGATCCGCTGGGGCTGGCTGGACATCCTGATGAATCCAAGTTAGCTAAGCCAGGAGACGATCTATATGTAGGTACATATAATCAAGTCAGGGGAGCTAATATAAGAAGTGGTCTTAATCCAACTCATACTCCACACCATGCTATTCAAAATGCAGCCAGCCCTACAACTCATGGTAAGGGGATAACCATTAATATGACAAAAGAACTTCATGAGTTAACTTGGACTTACAAAAAGCCGATGGTAAAAGGACTGAGTAATCGAGAATATTTGGCTAGAGATATCGTTGATCTTCGTAAAATATTGCGTAATGCTGGCTATGATCGTGACGTTATTAATAGACAATTGGGTGAGTTAATTCGACAAAATAAAGAACTATGGAAAACTATAGAGCAATGA